The following are from one region of the Thermoleophilaceae bacterium genome:
- a CDS encoding EAL domain-containing protein, whose translation MTDRSDRRSSAAWWTQQFNDLLATTSAAQGVRAARTAAIKKLGEDVGADFGAMLGRGAPIDWYGFGDGSAPGEGLLRAAQQGGGEVELPGLGRCHTIVGHLDHGEVVLGRVGRSDFDQAERHLLEGLARLLEIILRLERRRILLEQLTSIQEAISRRASLQEVFDTIVHAAARLLDLEMVAIRVADSDDPGRMSTPAVIGHPPELVEALRYGQTNAGATAAAPELGRLVVLDDYQSAPGARPEAVAYGVTTSMAAPLHEHGSVIGSLVVSSRERDRHFTAVDQDMFVAFCEHASLALAAARTGDTMRQALTDPLTGLANRALFMDRLDHSLARAARRGAAVSVIFVDLDRFKLVNDTLGHAEGDKLLFDVAARIRGCLRRAETAARLGGDEFAILLEEARDEMAAAHVAQRVASALREPFMLGDREVFVTCSIGIAVGTVEDAETLLRNADVAMYRAKGRGKDRYEIFEPEMHAEVMDRLALESELRRAVKGDELELHFQPAFKLESGEVLGVEALVRWRHPERGLLPPGVFIPLAEESGLILPLGRWVLDEACRQAAAWQPLHPRLQVAVNLSAWQLEQPDIVDEVAAVLERWQLPPRTLVLELTETLLMHDTEATIAKLQALKELEVRIAIDDFGTGYSSLQYLQRFPIDVLKIPKPFVDELAEEGSSGVLASIILDLCRRMDLGTVAEGIETEKQAQRLRELGCPWGQGFAFAKPMPVRELMEFLSALALTS comes from the coding sequence GTGACGGACCGATCTGATCGCAGGTCCAGCGCCGCCTGGTGGACGCAGCAGTTCAACGACCTCCTGGCCACCACCTCGGCGGCTCAGGGGGTACGCGCTGCCCGGACGGCGGCCATCAAGAAGCTCGGCGAAGATGTGGGCGCCGACTTCGGCGCAATGCTCGGGCGGGGCGCGCCGATCGACTGGTACGGCTTCGGGGACGGCTCCGCGCCGGGCGAGGGCCTGCTGCGCGCGGCTCAACAGGGGGGTGGCGAGGTGGAGCTGCCGGGGCTTGGGCGCTGCCACACGATCGTCGGCCACCTCGATCATGGCGAGGTGGTCCTCGGCCGGGTTGGCCGCTCCGATTTCGATCAGGCGGAGCGGCACCTGCTCGAGGGCCTCGCGCGGCTGCTCGAAATCATCCTCAGGCTCGAGCGCCGGCGGATCCTGCTCGAGCAGCTCACCTCGATCCAGGAGGCGATCTCGCGCCGCGCCTCGCTGCAGGAGGTGTTCGACACCATCGTGCACGCGGCGGCGCGGCTGCTCGATCTCGAGATGGTGGCGATCCGCGTGGCGGACTCCGACGATCCCGGGCGAATGAGCACGCCGGCGGTGATCGGGCATCCACCCGAGCTGGTGGAGGCGCTGCGCTATGGCCAGACGAACGCGGGCGCCACGGCGGCGGCGCCGGAACTCGGACGGCTGGTGGTGCTCGACGACTACCAGAGCGCTCCCGGTGCGCGCCCAGAGGCCGTGGCGTACGGCGTGACCACCTCGATGGCCGCCCCACTCCACGAGCACGGCAGCGTGATCGGCAGCCTGGTGGTGAGCTCACGCGAGCGCGACCGCCACTTCACCGCGGTGGATCAGGACATGTTCGTCGCGTTCTGCGAGCACGCGAGCCTTGCCCTCGCCGCCGCGCGCACGGGCGACACGATGCGCCAGGCCCTCACCGATCCCCTCACCGGGCTCGCCAACCGGGCTCTCTTCATGGACCGCCTCGACCACTCGCTCGCCCGCGCGGCGAGAAGGGGCGCGGCTGTGAGCGTGATCTTCGTGGACCTCGACCGCTTCAAGCTCGTGAACGACACCCTCGGCCACGCGGAGGGCGACAAGCTGCTTTTCGATGTGGCGGCCCGCATTCGCGGCTGCCTGCGGCGGGCCGAGACGGCCGCGCGGCTTGGCGGCGACGAGTTCGCGATCCTGCTGGAGGAGGCGAGGGACGAGATGGCGGCTGCACATGTGGCTCAGCGCGTGGCGTCCGCTCTGCGCGAGCCGTTCATGCTCGGCGACCGTGAGGTGTTCGTCACCTGCAGCATCGGAATCGCGGTGGGCACGGTGGAGGACGCCGAGACGCTCCTTCGCAACGCCGACGTGGCGATGTACCGGGCGAAGGGCCGCGGCAAGGATCGCTACGAGATCTTCGAGCCGGAGATGCATGCGGAAGTGATGGACCGGCTCGCCCTGGAGTCCGAGCTGCGCCGCGCGGTGAAGGGCGACGAGCTGGAGCTCCACTTCCAGCCCGCGTTCAAGCTCGAGAGCGGCGAGGTGCTCGGCGTGGAGGCCCTGGTGCGCTGGCGCCACCCGGAACGCGGGCTCCTGCCGCCGGGCGTGTTCATCCCGCTCGCGGAGGAGAGCGGGCTGATCCTGCCGCTCGGCCGCTGGGTGCTGGACGAGGCGTGCCGGCAGGCCGCGGCCTGGCAGCCCCTGCATCCCCGGCTCCAGGTGGCGGTGAACCTCTCGGCGTGGCAGCTCGAGCAGCCGGACATCGTTGACGAGGTGGCCGCGGTGCTCGAGCGCTGGCAGCTGCCGCCGCGGACGCTGGTGCTCGAGCTCACGGAGACGCTCCTGATGCACGACACCGAGGCGACGATCGCGAAGCTCCAGGCGCTGAAGGAGCTGGAGGTGCGGATCGCCATCGATGACTTCGGCACCGGCTACTCGTCGCTCCAGTACCTCCAGCGCTTCCCGATCGACGTGCTCAAGATCCCCAAGCCGTTCGTGGACGAGCTCGCCGAGGAGGGCAGCTCGGGCGTGCTCGCCAGCATCATCCTCGACCTCTGCCGCCGCATGGACCTCGGCACGGTGGCCGAGGGGATCGAGACGGAGAAGCAGGCGCAGCGGCTGCGTGAGCTCGGCTGCCCGTGGGGTCAGGGCTTCGCGTTCGCCAAGCCGATGCCCGTGCGTGAGCTGATGGAGTTCCTCTCGGCGCTCGCGCTCACGTCCTGA